In Neovison vison isolate M4711 chromosome 14, ASM_NN_V1, whole genome shotgun sequence, the following proteins share a genomic window:
- the FOXL3 gene encoding forkhead box L3 produces MFDSSQYPYNCFNYDADDYPAGSSDEEKRLTRPAYSYIALIAMAIQQSPSGRVTLSGIYDFIMRKFPYYRANQRAWQNSIRHNLSLNSCFVKVPRTEGHEKGKGNYWTFAGGCESLLDLFENGNYRRRRRRRGPKREGAGEARTGAAEGPPGPPEPTPHRQPPAPTSPAALRKEETRGIKFSIDYILSSPDPFPGLKCSCSPQEGRNPQPGTQQMNLHLWTA; encoded by the exons ATGTTTGACAGCTCACAGTATCCCTACAATTGCTTCAATTACGACGCGGACGACTACCCAGCTGGCAGCTCCGACGAGGAGAAGCGACTCACGCGGCCCGCCTACAG CTACATCGCGCTGATCGCCATGGCCATTCAGCAGAGCCCCTCGGGCAGGGTCACCCTGTCCGGTATCTACGACTTCATCATGCGCAAGTTCCCCTACTACCGAGCCAACCAGCGCGCCTGGCAGAACTCCATCCGCCACAACCTGTCCCTGAACAGCTGTTTTGTCAAG GTGCCCCGAACGGAGGGCCACGAGAAGGGAAAGGGCAACTACTGGACGTTCGCGGGTGGCTGCGAGTCGCTGCTGGACCTCTTCGAGAACGGCAACTACCGGCGGAGGCGCCGTCGCCGTGGCCCCAAGCgcgagggggcgggggaagcgcGCACAGGGGCCGCGGAGGGGCCTCCAGGGCCGCCTGAGCCGACCCCCCAccgccagccccctgcccccaccagtcCTGCTgccttgaggaaggaggagaccAGGGGCATCAAGTTCAGCATTGACTACATCCTGTCCTCACCCGACCCTTTTCCGGGGCTCAAATGTTCCTGCAGCCCCCAGGAGGGCAGAAACCCCCAGCCGGGGACCCAGCAAATGAACCTCCACCTTTGGACAGCATAA